One window of Sphingobacteriales bacterium genomic DNA carries:
- a CDS encoding gliding motility-associated C-terminal domain-containing protein translates to MPVCAIPETIAKALILAFIPVVFLLQSAGLKAQPAGSTCGNPLVVNTLPFNQTGLTTCGYGDDYSLGGGSPCNFGNFLQGQEIVFQLTPVVSGCYNIQLYNQTGVPDAGIFVFQGCPGAGGVCLDSEANNNTPFIKINLTAGTTYYIIIGSEQVGGFSCSGFSLYISNPALAPPNDFCQNAATLTGLGSNYNATACNEPSQWAPDYNSFFNQCTGGLWNYNHNGVWYMFNNPFQQFVSIEVFNIQCIGVLADNTLQLGIWSNTGTCDLDDETFYGCLVTNGDATINLPNLPAGDYYLFVDGSSGSLCTWEFASPQVIDCFPPQITPVSGTSFSQCSASLSPLTFGIDTAGSQPADIVWTLDGQLLQNDGLTYTALLPEQGIYTAQITNECGEAEQSFSVTVLTSPSAVLSGGGNICANNPSDVAISFVLNGTPPFTLTYQIDGVVQPPMVSFTGTFVIYTQTPGLYEPVALEDDNCLLAGFLSGTAIVTQTDFLPPPEIPVSLSYCIGDLPEWLTAGNVVSGAMVNWYSTNPLTGSGIVIGSGNSFDLNTYFNTSMPDTLQIWATQLLNGCESLPALSTLIVYEPPELTISPPVSLCLYEPLPDLTAVSNGAITWYNASPSSGGSPIGTGSFLETSDFLDSNTAGVFTFWAVSELYGCSSVTVMTEITILALPEIPEADDVSICQEDALPLLQINASGLVNWYSNPGETVPLAQGPAFLPLSAGTYYFRQTDLITGCISDFGTVTVSYFSAPPPPLVSDTAICMGTPLPILQAEGAGLMSWFANVADTTPLAIGNSFLPPASRTFYVQQTAPLTGCLSEFSPVTVTEIPTGIAELSYPQSYYCLSDLFTPPAQIQPMSISGSFSVSGGLGINAQNGILDFENAQPGQTYTITFLPDLPCAQADTFLISIHHLELPELPDVQIEEGSALPINAIAVFTSEQTPTLYEWSPSGLTDCPVCPVVQIFPQTTTLFQVTAVSSLGCVDAQSFTATIYPRPNHLLLPNAFSPNNDGINDVFTLLGFNLSSAHLYIYNRWGEQVFGTTNLTEGWNGTHQNQPAPIGVYVYYAQVTYNNGQTEFVKGNLTLIR, encoded by the coding sequence GTGCCCGTGTGTGCAATACCCGAAACCATTGCCAAAGCGCTAATTCTGGCGTTTATACCGGTTGTTTTTTTGCTGCAAAGCGCAGGGTTAAAAGCTCAACCGGCAGGGTCAACATGTGGCAACCCATTGGTAGTAAACACGCTTCCATTTAACCAAACCGGATTAACCACCTGCGGTTATGGGGATGATTATTCCTTAGGGGGAGGCAGTCCCTGCAATTTCGGCAATTTTTTACAAGGTCAGGAAATTGTTTTTCAACTGACTCCTGTTGTTTCGGGATGCTATAATATTCAGTTGTATAATCAAACCGGAGTGCCCGATGCAGGAATATTTGTGTTTCAGGGTTGTCCCGGTGCCGGTGGGGTTTGTTTAGATTCAGAAGCCAATAATAATACTCCATTTATCAAAATAAACCTGACAGCCGGCACCACTTACTATATCATCATTGGAAGTGAGCAAGTCGGGGGCTTCAGTTGTTCGGGATTCAGCCTGTATATTTCTAACCCTGCTTTAGCACCTCCCAACGATTTTTGTCAAAACGCCGCTACCCTTACCGGATTGGGAAGCAACTACAATGCCACTGCCTGTAATGAACCCAGTCAATGGGCACCCGATTACAACTCGTTTTTTAATCAATGTACCGGAGGGCTTTGGAATTATAACCATAACGGGGTTTGGTATATGTTCAACAACCCTTTTCAGCAGTTTGTCAGCATCGAGGTGTTTAATATCCAATGTATCGGGGTTTTGGCCGACAATACCCTGCAACTTGGAATTTGGTCAAATACCGGAACCTGCGATCTGGATGACGAAACTTTTTATGGATGTTTGGTAACAAACGGAGATGCGACGATCAATCTTCCCAACCTGCCTGCCGGCGACTATTATTTGTTTGTGGACGGTTCTTCTGGGTCTTTATGCACCTGGGAGTTTGCAAGCCCACAAGTCATTGATTGTTTTCCCCCTCAAATTACACCGGTTTCGGGCACTTCTTTTTCCCAATGTTCCGCTTCGTTGAGTCCTCTGACTTTTGGGATTGATACTGCCGGCTCTCAACCGGCAGATATTGTCTGGACACTCGACGGTCAGCTTTTGCAAAATGACGGACTTACTTATACTGCCCTTTTACCCGAACAAGGCATTTATACCGCTCAGATAACCAATGAATGTGGCGAAGCCGAACAGTCTTTTTCTGTAACCGTTCTTACTTCTCCTTCTGCAGTTCTCAGTGGGGGCGGGAATATTTGCGCAAACAACCCTTCCGATGTGGCCATCAGTTTTGTCCTGAACGGAACACCGCCTTTTACCCTTACCTATCAAATTGACGGAGTGGTACAACCCCCTATGGTTTCGTTTACCGGTACGTTTGTTATTTATACGCAAACCCCCGGATTATATGAGCCGGTAGCATTGGAAGATGACAACTGCCTTTTAGCCGGTTTTTTGAGCGGAACAGCCATAGTTACGCAAACCGATTTTTTACCTCCTCCCGAAATACCCGTATCCCTGTCCTATTGTATAGGAGATTTACCCGAATGGTTAACCGCCGGAAATGTGGTGTCAGGAGCAATGGTCAACTGGTATTCGACTAATCCTTTAACCGGTTCGGGCATAGTGATTGGTTCCGGCAACTCGTTCGATTTGAATACCTATTTCAACACTTCCATGCCCGATACCTTGCAAATATGGGCAACGCAACTGTTGAACGGCTGTGAAAGTTTACCTGCTCTCTCAACATTGATTGTCTATGAGCCGCCTGAGCTGACTATTTCCCCTCCTGTTTCTTTGTGCTTGTATGAACCTTTGCCGGACCTGACGGCTGTTTCAAATGGAGCAATAACCTGGTACAATGCCTCCCCAAGTTCAGGAGGGTCTCCGATTGGAACCGGGAGTTTTCTGGAAACCTCCGATTTTTTGGATAGTAACACCGCAGGAGTTTTCACATTCTGGGCTGTCTCTGAGCTATATGGATGTTCTTCGGTAACAGTTATGACAGAAATTACCATACTCGCCCTGCCCGAAATTCCGGAAGCAGACGATGTTTCGATTTGTCAGGAAGATGCCCTCCCTTTGCTTCAGATAAATGCATCGGGATTGGTGAACTGGTATTCAAATCCGGGCGAAACGGTTCCTTTGGCACAAGGTCCTGCTTTTTTACCTCTCTCAGCAGGAACTTATTACTTCCGGCAAACTGATTTGATAACGGGATGTATCTCTGATTTTGGCACAGTAACAGTTTCTTACTTTTCAGCCCCTCCTCCGCCTTTGGTTTCAGATACTGCAATTTGTATGGGTACTCCTTTACCCATCCTTCAGGCAGAAGGGGCGGGATTGATGAGTTGGTTTGCCAATGTAGCCGATACAACACCCCTTGCCATTGGGAATTCATTCTTGCCTCCGGCTTCCAGAACTTTTTATGTACAACAAACAGCCCCTTTAACAGGATGTTTGTCGGAATTTTCGCCGGTTACTGTAACCGAAATTCCAACGGGTATTGCTGAACTCAGTTATCCACAAAGCTATTATTGTCTGAGTGATTTATTTACCCCTCCTGCACAAATTCAACCCATGTCAATCAGTGGCAGTTTTTCGGTTTCGGGGGGTCTTGGCATTAACGCCCAAAACGGGATATTGGATTTTGAAAATGCCCAACCAGGACAAACCTATACCATCACCTTTTTGCCCGACCTCCCCTGCGCACAAGCCGACACTTTTTTGATTTCCATCCACCATCTTGAGCTTCCCGAGTTGCCCGATGTTCAGATTGAAGAAGGCAGCGCATTACCCATCAATGCTATCGCCGTTTTTACTTCCGAACAAACCCCAACCCTTTATGAATGGTCGCCATCCGGCTTGACTGATTGCCCGGTTTGTCCGGTTGTTCAAATTTTTCCACAGACCACTACCCTTTTTCAGGTAACTGCCGTTTCAAGTTTGGGGTGTGTGGATGCCCAAAGTTTTACTGCAACTATTTACCCCCGACCCAACCATCTCCTATTGCCAAATGCCTTTAGCCCCAACAACGACGGCATTAACGATGTCTTTACCTTGCTTGGATTTAACCTGTCTTCTGCACATCTTTATATTTACAACCGGTGGGGAGAACAAGTCTTTGGCACAACCAACCTGACCGAAGGATGGAACGGCACCCATCAAAATCAACCTGCACCCATCGGGGTGTATGTATATTATGCTCAGGTTACTTACAACAACGGACAAACCGAATTTGTCAAAGGCAACTTAACCCTGATCCGGTAG
- a CDS encoding FKBP-type peptidyl-prolyl cis-trans isomerase — translation MIISKNKVVTVSYRLHEGNAEGEMVEETSAEEPFVFLFGSGSLLPEFEANLDGLSEGDSFQFNINSQNAYGETDPSAIVELPISIFVIDGQLAGDLLQLGNVVPMRNDQGHLLHGKVVGINANEVKMDFNHPMAGKDLFFSGKVISVREASPSEVEHGHVHGEDGHHHSH, via the coding sequence ATGATTATTTCCAAAAACAAAGTAGTAACCGTCAGTTACCGGTTGCATGAAGGCAATGCAGAAGGAGAAATGGTAGAAGAAACTTCGGCTGAAGAGCCTTTTGTCTTTTTATTTGGCAGCGGCAGTTTACTCCCCGAATTTGAAGCCAATTTAGACGGATTATCAGAAGGCGACAGTTTTCAGTTTAATATTAACAGTCAGAATGCTTATGGAGAAACTGACCCAAGCGCTATAGTTGAACTGCCAATCAGCATTTTTGTCATAGATGGTCAACTTGCAGGTGACCTCCTTCAGCTCGGCAATGTGGTTCCAATGCGAAACGACCAGGGGCATTTACTACATGGCAAAGTAGTTGGCATTAACGCTAACGAGGTTAAAATGGATTTTAACCACCCTATGGCCGGGAAAGATTTGTTTTTTTCGGGCAAGGTCATCTCAGTAAGAGAAGCCTCTCCCTCAGAAGTAGAACATGGCCATGTGCATGGCGAAGACGGCCATCATCATAGTCATTAA
- a CDS encoding glycerate kinase — MPFNLLIAPDSFKHALSALEVAKAIAKGAEKISEQTIYPIIHPLSDGGEGMAEILTHHSRGTVISVKVADPLFRNITATYGLSADKQTAFIEMAQASGLQLLLPNERNPMNTTTFGTGQLIIHALSQGAKHIILGIGGSATNDGGIGMATALGYRFLDEQGQEIVPVGKNLSKIAIIDYSNLLFDPNHLNITLACDVNNPLCGKTGAAQTYSRQKGASESDVLQLEQGLQHFSGIIHQQFGRNIAQIPGAGAAGGTSAGAMVFLNATIERGIDLVMQYTGFDKQLEQADLVITGEGSIDYQTMYGKVVKGVSQKAKKLGIPVLGFCGSLTASPQEIMNIGLTAAFSILQTPCSLNEAIEHTAQGLENLSTQVLRLYCAERNFRL, encoded by the coding sequence ATGCCTTTCAACCTGCTCATAGCACCCGATAGCTTTAAACACGCTCTTTCTGCTTTGGAAGTTGCTAAAGCTATTGCAAAAGGAGCTGAAAAAATTTCAGAACAGACTATCTACCCAATCATACACCCGCTTTCAGATGGAGGCGAAGGAATGGCTGAAATTTTAACCCACCACAGCCGGGGCACAGTTATATCAGTTAAGGTAGCCGACCCACTGTTTCGAAACATTACAGCAACCTACGGGTTAAGTGCGGACAAACAAACCGCATTTATCGAAATGGCACAGGCATCGGGTTTACAACTCCTGCTTCCTAATGAGCGCAACCCTATGAACACCACTACTTTCGGCACCGGGCAACTGATTATTCATGCCCTTAGTCAAGGTGCAAAACACATCATCTTAGGAATTGGTGGAAGCGCTACCAACGATGGCGGAATTGGCATGGCAACTGCATTGGGGTATCGTTTTTTAGACGAACAGGGTCAAGAAATCGTTCCGGTCGGGAAAAACCTGTCTAAAATTGCCATCATTGATTATAGCAATTTGTTGTTTGACCCAAACCACCTGAACATTACCCTTGCCTGTGATGTGAATAACCCGCTATGTGGAAAAACAGGTGCCGCTCAAACCTATTCACGACAAAAAGGAGCATCTGAATCTGATGTCTTGCAGTTGGAGCAAGGACTTCAGCATTTTTCCGGCATAATTCATCAACAATTTGGCAGAAATATTGCACAAATTCCCGGAGCAGGTGCCGCAGGAGGTACAAGCGCCGGTGCCATGGTTTTTTTAAACGCCACCATAGAAAGGGGAATTGATTTGGTCATGCAATATACCGGATTTGACAAACAATTAGAACAAGCAGATTTAGTCATCACCGGAGAAGGCAGCATTGACTACCAAACCATGTATGGAAAAGTGGTGAAGGGAGTATCCCAAAAAGCCAAAAAGCTGGGCATACCGGTATTGGGGTTTTGCGGAAGCCTGACTGCCTCTCCACAAGAAATTATGAATATAGGGTTGACAGCAGCTTTTTCTATCCTTCAAACACCATGCTCCCTTAACGAAGCAATTGAACATACCGCCCAAGGATTAGAAAATCTTTCAACACAGGTTCTTAGGTTGTATTGTGCTGAACGCAATTTTAGGCTTTAA